The genome window GACGACAGCTACTTCGGCGACTTCATCCCGGACGAGAGCACCGACAGCCCGGTGACGACCGCCGCCCAGGAGATGCTGAAGGACAAGATCGACGTCGTCCTCAAGACCCTGACCTATCGCGAGCGGGAGATCATCAAGCTCCGCTACGGCCTGGGAGACGGCTACACCTACACGCTGGAAGAAGTCGGCCGGATCTTCAAGGTGACGCGGGAACGCGTCCGCCAGATCGAAGCCAAGGCGGTGCGGAAGCTCCAGCACCCGGTCCGCAGCAAGCAGCTCAAGGGATTCCTCGACCGTCTGGCCTCGGCCGGAACGTGAGCCCCTGACCAGCGACGACACCCGAGCCCCGCAGGATCACCTGCGGGGCTTTTCGTTTGGGCTTCGAGCGAAGACGCGATACCGTCCGGCTTTCCCCGCCGGCTGCCGGATGACCTATGGACCGCTTCTTTCACCGCGACATCACCCCCGCGGAGCTCACGCTGGAGGAGTCCGAGGGGCGGCACCTGGCCCAGGTCCTCCGCAAGGAGCCCGGCGAGCTGGTCGAGGTCTTCGACGGCCAGGGGGCTTCCGCGACGACCCGCATCGCCTCGATCGGAAAGAAGGGGGGCAACGTCGTCCTGGTCCGCACGACGGAGGTCGCGGTCGATCCCGCACCGACCCCGGCCGTCTGTGTCGCCGCGGCCGTTCCAAAGGGGGAGCGGTTCAAGTGGATGATCGAGAAGCTGACGGAGATCGGAGTCGACGAACTCCAGCTCCTTTCGACCCGCCGGTCGGTGGCCGAACCGGGGGCCGACCGTGTCGATAAACTGACGGCCCTCGTGATCGCCGCCTGCAAGCAGTCCCGCCGGAACCGCCTCCTGCGAATTCACCCCGTCGTCTCCTTGAGCCAGTTTCTGAAGTCACCGGAGGGCGACCTCTTCCTCTGCAACGCCGACGGTTCCTCTCCCATTGCAACGCCGGTTTCCGCTGACGCCTCCCACCTCATCGTGGCGGTCGGTCCGGAAGGGGGCTGGACCGCGGACGAAATCGACGAGTGTTCCCGCTCCAGCGGTTTTCGTGGGGCGATTGCCTTGTCTTCGCACATTCTTCGCGTCGAGACTGCCGCCATTCTGGGCGGCGCATGGGCTGTGCAGCGGCGAGGTCCTTTCGGATAACCGAATCGCCAAGTGGCTGCGGACCGGTAGTGATTGACGACTGAGCAGTGATGGCTGTCAGTGCAAACATTTTGAGCATCTTCGCTACCGCTCTCCCGAATCGAGGGGTATACTTCGCCTGATCCGGCGCCTCGCGTCGGAGAAAACAGCGGTTTCGTCTGCGACGGTCCGGTCTGCTGCGCCCGCAGGCTGATGGCGTGGGGGAGTCTGCCAGACTCGCCTCCGCTCGACCCGGTCAGACGATGGTTTGCAGGTCACGATGCCCACGGTTGCCGATCCCCTCTCCAGTCCTCTGCCGGGGCTCATTGGACATTGCGCGGCGATGCAGGAGGTCTACCGGCTGACCCGCCGAGTCGCCGAAAGCTCGGCCACGGTCCTGCTCCTCGGTGAGACCGGGACGGGCAAAGAACTCATCGCCCGCTCGATCCACGACCTCAGCTCCCGCGCAACGGGCCCGTTCGTCCGCGTGAACTGCGGGGCCCTCAGCGAAAGCCTGCTCGAAAGCGAGCTCTTCGGCCACGTCAAAGGGGCCTTCACGAGCGCCCACGAGAACCGGACCGGCCGGTTCGAGGCGGCCCACGGCGGGACGATCTTCCTCGATGAGATCAACTCCGTCAGCTACACGATGCAGGTCAAGCTCCTGCGGGTCCTTCAGGAGCACGAGTTCGAGCGGGTCGGGGACTCGCGGACGATCTCGGTCGACTGCCGCATCGTGGCGGCGACGAACCGCGACCTTCAGGAAATGGTCGACCGCGGCGTCTTCCGGGAAGACCTTTATTACCGCCTGAACGTCCTCCCGATCTATCTCCCCCCGCTCCGCGACCGCTCGGACGACGTCCCCGCGCTGACCGAGTTCTTTCTCGAGAAGTACGCCGCTGCGAACCGCCGCCCGGCCCTGTCGCTCAACAACGATGCGGTCGGGTTCCTCAAGAATTACTCCTGGCCGGGGAATGTCCGGGAGCTGCAGAACTACATCGAGCGGGCGGTCGTCCTGGCGACGAACGGCATCCTCTCGGCCGACATCCTTCCTCCCCACGTCCGCGGCCTCGCTCCGCAGCGCCTGGGCCGGGCGGGGAAGGGAAGCATCGATACGCTCTGCTCGGAACTCGTCTCACTGGGGCTGGGGCAGTCCGACGGGGACGGCACGGCCTACAACCACGTGATGGGCCTGGTCGAGAAGGAGCTGATTCAGCAGGTCCTGCGGCAGTGCCAGGGGACTCAGACCAAGACGGCCACGCGGCTGGGAATCAACCGCAACACGCTGCACAAGAAGATCGAAGAGTACGGGCTGGAGTCGGACTGAGAGGCGGTGTGGTTAAACACCAAGACACGAAGAAGGCACCAAGGGCACAAAGGATGGCGTTGGGTCGAGGGATGCCTTTGTGGAACCGGCGGTGAGGACTCCCTTACATCTGACCGCCGGCTTTGCGGTCCCTGCGGGGTGGCGAGGGGGCATACGGCACGGTGTCCGCGCTTGGACACGCGCTCCTTCAGACAGTTCTCGACGGCCAGGCCTCCGGCGGGCAAGAGGGCGTTGCCCCCTTGCATCCCCCACCAGGGGTTACCCCCTGGACCCCGACTTAGGGGGCGCGATGGCGGCCTTGGCCGTCAGTTCCATTCTGGATGGTCGGTTGGATGCGGGAGGATGCGGTTCGACTGCTGGACCGCCATCACGAGGGTTTCCCAAACGACGTACGGGTCATCGTGGAAGACGATCTCCTCCGAGCCCGGGTAGGTGAACCAGTCGCCGCGCGAGATCTCTCCTTCGAGCTGTCCCGGGCCCCAGCCGGCGCAGCCGGAGTAGATCCGGAACTGGATGGCTCCCTTGTCCTCGGCGGTCTGCACGACCTGCTCGAAGACTTCGGCACTGCTGCCGACGAGGATGTCGGAGACGACCGCCTCTTCGCCCGGGTCGAGGAAGCTGGCGTTGTGGAGGATGAAGAGGGCCGCCGGTTCGACCGGTCCGCCGAGGTAGACGAAACTGTCGTCGTCCACTTCCATGTGGCCGGAGAGGGCGGACGAGACCGTCATGGACGATGGCCGATTGACCACCAGTCCCATCGAGCCTTCGTCGTTGTGTTCGACGAGGAGGACGGCGGTTTTGAAGAAGTTGCTGTCCCGCAGGTGCGGTTTGGCGATGAGAAACTGTCCCCGCAGCGAGTCCGACATGCACGCGATCCTGGTCTGGTCAGCACGCATCAGGAAGGACGAACAGGGTCGACGGTGATGACGTGGCAATCTTAGGCGAGTGTGCGACCAAGATGTAGTGGCACCCCAACATCGCTGACCCTGACAGGGGTCCAGGGGGCCACCCCTGGTGGGGGATGCAAGGGGGCAACGCCCCTTTGCCCGCCGGAGGCCTGGCCGTCGAGAGATGTCTGAAGGAGAGCGTGTCCAAACGCGGACGACGTGCCGTATGCCCCCTCACCAACCCGCTATGGCTTCAAAGCGAGTCGTGGAATCCTCAACGCCGGTCCCACAAAGGGGACGTCCGTTGCCTACCACGGTTCCTCACAGGAGTGCCTCCGGCGGCAAGGGGGCGTGGCCCCCTTGACCCCAGCCTGCCGTGGCACGTTGGGTTTGAGCTGTGCACGTCGTGCCGGCAAGGACGCGGGTTGAGCATTCCACCAATGAAAGCACTGGCCGGCGCGGGAGTCGACTCGCTACGCTCAAATGTGTCGTCAATGTCCCACCCGAACTGTCGCGACGCCTGCCAATGTCCGAGTCCGCACACGCCCCCGAAGGCTCTCCCGTGCGGATCGATCCGGTCGGCGCGGCATCGGAGTCTCACCATCACGCCGGGAAAGACCACTGCTGCCACGACCACGGGCCGCTCCCTGATGCAGCCGACGACCGAGCCCGGCGGCGGCTCGCGATAACGCTCGTCCTGATCGCCCTCTTCATGGTGGCGGAGTTCGTCGGCGGATGGTGGACCGGCTCGCTGGCTCTCATCGCCGACGCCGGCCACATGCTCTCCGACGCCGCGGCCCTCGCCATGAGCCTCTTCGCTGCCTGGATCGTCCGCCGCTCGCCCACGGAGCAGCGGACCTTCGGCTATCACCGCGCGGAAGTCCTCGTGGCCCTCGCCAACGGGGCGACGCTCTTCGCGGTCGCCGGCGGGATCTCGTTCGAGGCCTGGGAACGGTTCTCCGCCCCGCCGTCGCTCAACACGACCGGGATGCTGGTCATCGCGGTTCTGGGACTCGTCGTGAACCTCCTCGCTCTCGGGACGCTCCACGGCAGCCACACTCACGACATGAACACCCGAGGGGCGTGGTTGCATGTCATCGGAGACACCCTCGGCAGCGTGGCCGTCATCGCCGCCGCGATCCTGATCGGGATGACCGGTCAGAACTGGATCGACCCCGCAGTGTCGGTCGCCGTCAGCCTGCTGGTGCTGTTTTCCGCATGGCGGCTCGTCCGCGACGCCCTGCACGTCCTGATGGAATACGCCCCCTCGGAAGTCGAAGTCGCCGCGCTCCGCCGCGCGATCCTTTCCGAGCCGGGGATCATCGATCTTCACTGCCTCCACGTCTGGACGCTCGGCAGCGGGAAGCACGCTCTCTCGGCCCACGTCGTGGTGGAGTCGGGGACCGATTCCATGGCGAGCCTCGCGGCCCTCCAGAAACGGATCGAGCACGATTTCCCGATCGGGCACGTGACGATCCAGATCGAGCCCGAGGGGAGCGCGTGCGGCGGACACGCCCCGTGTATCTGAACGGACAACGCCACGGGAGGGCGAGGCTCCTGCCGAGCCGCGGCGGTGGCAAAAGCGGTCAAGTACCCCCTTTGCACCGCCTCGAACTTGTCTCGGATAGCCGACTCTCGAAAGCTCACGGGGGAGTCCCTCGCAGTTATTGGGCGCGTCTGGACCCTTCGCGGCTCAGCAGGAGCTTCGCCCTCCCGAGTTGTGGCGTTCACCTTTCCCGTACTCTGAGAGGCACGACCGACTTGCCCGACTTAGAGACTCGACCGCCGGGCCGGGCTACTCGCCGAACAGGCCGCCGTAGATGAAGTTCAGGATGAACGGCCCCAGGATCACGATGACGGTCGAGCCCATCACGAGGATCGCCGGCAGGAGCATCTTCACTCCCGCCTCGCCCGCGATCGTTTCGGCCCGCTGGGTCCGCTTGATCCGCAGCACGTCCGCCTGAGCGCGGAAGATGTGTGCCAGGGGGGAGCCGAGTTGTTCTCCCTGGATCATCGCCCCGATGATCGAAGTCAGCTCGTCGTCCTGCAGCCGCTCCCGCAGCCCTTCGAGGGCGGTGATGCGGCTCTTGCCCATGTTCATTTCGCCGAGGACGCGGCCGAACTCGACGCCGATCGGCTGCTGCCGGAACTCATGGACCGCTTCCTTGAGGCCGTTCAGGAAGGTCGAGCCGGCTTCCATCAGGAGCGTGAGCAGGTCGAGGAAGTAGGGGAGCTTCACCTTGATCCGCCACAGCCGGAGGGCCGCCTGTCGCGCCAGCCGTCGGCGAAGGAGAAACGCGATGACGATGGTCTGCATGACCCCGAGGAAGAGGCCGTAGCCGCCCATGAGGTTCCACCAGACGAAGGTCAGGGGGACCGAAATCAGGATTGACTGGATCTCGATGACTGCCAGCCATTCTTCCGCGGTCCAGGCTCGCGAGTGTCCCGCGGCCAGGAGTTCACGGCGGATGGCGGGGAACTGGTCGGCGAACCAGTTGGCGTTGAGTCGGCCGAGAGCGGAGACGAGCGGTTCGAAGAGGCGGAACCAAACGCTCTGGGCGCGGAGTTCCTCCAGGCGGGCAAGGCTGTAACGCC of Planctomyces sp. SH-PL14 contains these proteins:
- a CDS encoding cation diffusion facilitator family transporter, which codes for MSESAHAPEGSPVRIDPVGAASESHHHAGKDHCCHDHGPLPDAADDRARRRLAITLVLIALFMVAEFVGGWWTGSLALIADAGHMLSDAAALAMSLFAAWIVRRSPTEQRTFGYHRAEVLVALANGATLFAVAGGISFEAWERFSAPPSLNTTGMLVIAVLGLVVNLLALGTLHGSHTHDMNTRGAWLHVIGDTLGSVAVIAAAILIGMTGQNWIDPAVSVAVSLLVLFSAWRLVRDALHVLMEYAPSEVEVAALRRAILSEPGIIDLHCLHVWTLGSGKHALSAHVVVESGTDSMASLAALQKRIEHDFPIGHVTIQIEPEGSACGGHAPCI
- a CDS encoding RsmE family RNA methyltransferase, which translates into the protein MDRFFHRDITPAELTLEESEGRHLAQVLRKEPGELVEVFDGQGASATTRIASIGKKGGNVVLVRTTEVAVDPAPTPAVCVAAAVPKGERFKWMIEKLTEIGVDELQLLSTRRSVAEPGADRVDKLTALVIAACKQSRRNRLLRIHPVVSLSQFLKSPEGDLFLCNADGSSPIATPVSADASHLIVAVGPEGGWTADEIDECSRSSGFRGAIALSSHILRVETAAILGGAWAVQRRGPFG
- a CDS encoding YqgE/AlgH family protein; protein product: MSDSLRGQFLIAKPHLRDSNFFKTAVLLVEHNDEGSMGLVVNRPSSMTVSSALSGHMEVDDDSFVYLGGPVEPAALFILHNASFLDPGEEAVVSDILVGSSAEVFEQVVQTAEDKGAIQFRIYSGCAGWGPGQLEGEISRGDWFTYPGSEEIVFHDDPYVVWETLVMAVQQSNRILPHPTDHPEWN
- a CDS encoding sigma-54 interaction domain-containing protein, with the protein product MPTVADPLSSPLPGLIGHCAAMQEVYRLTRRVAESSATVLLLGETGTGKELIARSIHDLSSRATGPFVRVNCGALSESLLESELFGHVKGAFTSAHENRTGRFEAAHGGTIFLDEINSVSYTMQVKLLRVLQEHEFERVGDSRTISVDCRIVAATNRDLQEMVDRGVFREDLYYRLNVLPIYLPPLRDRSDDVPALTEFFLEKYAAANRRPALSLNNDAVGFLKNYSWPGNVRELQNYIERAVVLATNGILSADILPPHVRGLAPQRLGRAGKGSIDTLCSELVSLGLGQSDGDGTAYNHVMGLVEKELIQQVLRQCQGTQTKTATRLGINRNTLHKKIEEYGLESD
- a CDS encoding type II secretion system F family protein produces the protein MPTSSIELMLFGCLCFGAAAAILALAFRTAAAEEGPQEWRYSLARLEELRAQSVWFRLFEPLVSALGRLNANWFADQFPAIRRELLAAGHSRAWTAEEWLAVIEIQSILISVPLTFVWWNLMGGYGLFLGVMQTIVIAFLLRRRLARQAALRLWRIKVKLPYFLDLLTLLMEAGSTFLNGLKEAVHEFRQQPIGVEFGRVLGEMNMGKSRITALEGLRERLQDDELTSIIGAMIQGEQLGSPLAHIFRAQADVLRIKRTQRAETIAGEAGVKMLLPAILVMGSTVIVILGPFILNFIYGGLFGE